In Jejubacter calystegiae, the following are encoded in one genomic region:
- the pqqA gene encoding pyrroloquinoline quinone precursor peptide PqqA: MKTWCTPDFEDMRLGLEVTLYISNR, encoded by the coding sequence ATGAAAACATGGTGCACGCCTGATTTTGAAGATATGCGTTTAGGCCTGGAAGTGACGCTGTACATTTCCAACCGCTAA
- the pqqB gene encoding pyrroloquinoline quinone biosynthesis protein PqqB, translating to MKIKVLGSGAGGGFPQWNCNCRNCRGVRNGTIKATPRTQSSIALSDDGKNWILCNASPDIAQQLAANPELHKTDVLRGTAIGAIILTDSQIDHTTGLLSLREGCPHQVWCTPEVHDDLNEGFPLFPMLSHWNGGLVHHQITPDEAFNPGICPTLRITALPIVSNAPPYSKYRGRPLPGHNVALFVEDTASGSALLYAPGLGEPDEALMPWFRRADCLLVDGTLWQDDELAATGVGSHTGKEMGHLALGEQQGLMALLAAQPARRKILIHINNTNPILDEESAERLALTRHGIEVSHDGMLIEI from the coding sequence ATGAAAATTAAAGTCCTGGGTTCCGGCGCCGGGGGCGGTTTTCCTCAGTGGAACTGCAACTGCCGGAACTGTCGGGGCGTTCGCAACGGTACCATCAAAGCCACGCCGCGTACCCAGTCTTCCATCGCGCTGAGCGACGACGGGAAAAACTGGATCCTGTGTAACGCCTCACCCGATATCGCCCAACAGCTGGCCGCGAATCCCGAACTCCACAAGACCGATGTTCTGCGGGGAACCGCGATTGGCGCCATTATTCTGACCGACAGTCAGATAGATCACACCACCGGGCTGCTAAGCCTGCGTGAAGGCTGCCCGCATCAGGTCTGGTGCACCCCCGAAGTCCATGACGACCTTAATGAGGGGTTCCCGCTGTTTCCCATGCTGTCGCACTGGAATGGCGGTCTGGTACATCACCAGATAACACCGGACGAAGCCTTTAACCCCGGAATCTGCCCGACGTTGCGTATTACCGCCCTGCCCATCGTCAGCAATGCGCCGCCCTATTCGAAATATCGCGGCCGTCCGCTGCCCGGACACAACGTAGCGCTGTTTGTGGAAGATACCGCCAGCGGCAGCGCGCTGCTCTATGCCCCCGGGCTGGGCGAGCCTGACGAGGCGCTGATGCCCTGGTTCCGGCGCGCTGATTGTCTGCTTGTGGACGGTACCCTGTGGCAGGATGACGAGCTGGCCGCCACCGGCGTCGGCAGCCATACCGGCAAAGAGATGGGACACCTGGCCCTTGGCGAACAGCAGGGTCTGATGGCGCTGCTGGCGGCTCAACCGGCCCGGCGCAAAATCCTTATTCATATTAATAACACTAACCCCATTCTTGATGAGGAGTCCGCTGAACGCCTGGCGCTAACCCGCCACGGTATTGAAGTCAGCCACGACGGCATGCTCATCGAAATTTAG
- the pqqC gene encoding pyrroloquinoline-quinone synthase PqqC, whose translation MTPEQFEQALRDKGAYYHIYHPYHVAMHNGQATREQIQGWVANRFYYQVNIPLKDAAIMANCPDPDTRRKWVQRILDHDGYQGAEGGIEAWLRLGEAVGLKREELISHQHVLPGVRFAVDAYVNFARRTIWQEAACSSLTELFAPQIHQKRLDTWPGHYPWIEAEGYDYFRRRLNEARRDVEHGLTLAKTFCTTVERQQRMLEILQFKLDILWTMLDAMTMAYELHRKPYHSVTDKDAWHTTRLV comes from the coding sequence ATGACCCCTGAACAATTCGAACAGGCGCTGCGTGACAAAGGCGCTTACTACCATATTTATCACCCTTATCACGTGGCGATGCATAACGGCCAGGCGACCCGGGAGCAGATCCAGGGCTGGGTGGCGAACCGCTTCTACTATCAGGTCAATATCCCGTTGAAAGATGCGGCGATCATGGCTAACTGTCCGGATCCCGACACCCGCCGCAAGTGGGTTCAGCGCATTCTGGATCACGATGGCTATCAGGGCGCCGAGGGCGGCATTGAAGCCTGGCTGCGGCTGGGTGAAGCGGTCGGTTTGAAGCGTGAAGAGCTGATTTCCCATCAGCATGTGCTGCCGGGAGTGCGCTTCGCAGTGGACGCTTACGTTAACTTCGCGCGCCGCACCATCTGGCAGGAGGCCGCCTGTAGCTCCCTGACCGAGCTATTCGCACCGCAGATCCACCAGAAGCGGCTGGACACCTGGCCCGGCCACTACCCGTGGATCGAAGCCGAAGGTTACGACTACTTCCGCCGCCGTCTGAATGAGGCCCGTCGCGACGTGGAACACGGTCTTACGCTTGCAAAAACATTCTGTACTACGGTTGAAAGACAGCAAAGAATGTTGGAGATCCTACAGTTCAAACTGGATATCCTGTGGACGATGCTGGATGCCATGACCATGGCCTATGAGCTGCATCGCAAACCCTATCACAGCGTCACCGATAAAGACGCCTGGCATACCACGAGGCTCGTCTGA
- the pqqD gene encoding pyrroloquinoline quinone biosynthesis peptide chaperone PqqD — MSTEQIPVFRRGYRLQWEEAQNCHVILYPEGMAKLNGPAAEILQLVDGKRSIAGIIDELNQRYPDAGGVDNDVVAFFPRVVQQKWILLREPE; from the coding sequence ATGAGTACCGAACAGATCCCCGTTTTCCGCCGTGGCTACCGCCTGCAGTGGGAAGAGGCGCAAAATTGCCATGTGATTCTTTACCCGGAAGGTATGGCAAAGCTGAACGGCCCCGCAGCGGAAATTCTGCAGCTGGTGGACGGTAAGCGCTCCATTGCCGGGATAATCGATGAACTTAACCAGCGCTACCCCGATGCAGGAGGCGTGGATAACGACGTTGTCGCCTTCTTCCCGCGCGTGGTGCAACAGAAATGGATTTTATTACGTGAGCCAGAGTGA
- the pqqE gene encoding pyrroloquinoline quinone biosynthesis protein PqqE, whose amino-acid sequence MSQSELAIKPPLWLLAELTYRCPLQCPYCSNPLDFASQEKELTTDQWIRVFEQAREMGAVQLGFSGGEPLTRKDLPELIRAARDLGFYTNLITSGIGLTRKKIADFADAGLDHIQISFQASDPDLNAALSGSQKAFERKLEMAKAVKEHGYPMVLNFVLHRHNIDQIDKILDLSLTLEADDVELATCQFYGWAFLNREGLLPTRDQIARAEEVVARYRTRMERDGVLTDLLFVTPDYYEERPKGCMGGWGAVFLSVTPEGTALPCHSARQLPIEFPSVLEHSLKHIWFESFGFNRFRGDSWMPEPCRSCPEKTKDFGGCRCQAYMLTGDAANADPVCSKSPHHGKIIEARRQAECASLDIHQLQFRNRANSQLIYKSHV is encoded by the coding sequence GTGAGCCAGAGTGAATTAGCCATTAAACCGCCGCTGTGGCTGCTGGCAGAGCTGACCTACCGCTGCCCGCTGCAGTGCCCTTACTGCTCTAACCCGCTGGATTTCGCGAGCCAGGAAAAAGAGCTGACCACCGATCAGTGGATCCGGGTCTTTGAACAGGCCAGAGAGATGGGTGCGGTACAGCTCGGTTTTTCCGGCGGCGAGCCGCTGACCCGTAAGGATCTGCCCGAGCTGATTCGGGCGGCGCGCGATCTTGGTTTCTACACCAACCTGATCACCTCCGGCATTGGTCTGACGCGCAAAAAGATCGCCGACTTCGCCGATGCCGGGCTGGATCACATTCAGATCAGCTTCCAGGCCAGCGATCCGGATCTCAATGCTGCGCTTTCGGGATCCCAGAAAGCGTTCGAGCGTAAGCTGGAAATGGCGAAAGCGGTGAAAGAGCACGGCTACCCGATGGTGCTCAACTTTGTTCTGCATCGCCACAATATCGATCAGATCGATAAGATCCTCGACCTGAGCCTGACGCTGGAAGCCGACGACGTGGAGCTTGCCACCTGCCAGTTCTACGGCTGGGCGTTCCTGAACCGCGAAGGGCTACTGCCGACCCGCGATCAGATCGCCCGGGCGGAAGAGGTGGTCGCCCGTTACCGCACCCGTATGGAGCGTGACGGCGTACTGACCGACCTGCTGTTCGTAACCCCGGACTACTATGAAGAGCGCCCTAAAGGCTGCATGGGCGGCTGGGGAGCGGTATTCCTGAGCGTTACGCCGGAAGGCACCGCGCTGCCCTGTCACAGCGCCCGTCAGTTGCCGATCGAATTCCCGTCGGTGCTGGAGCACAGTCTTAAGCATATCTGGTTCGAATCCTTCGGCTTTAACCGCTTTCGCGGCGATAGCTGGATGCCGGAGCCCTGCCGCTCCTGCCCGGAAAAGACCAAAGACTTCGGCGGCTGTCGCTGCCAGGCCTATATGCTGACCGGCGATGCCGCCAACGCCGACCCGGTGTGCAGCAAATCCCCCCATCACGGTAAGATTATCGAAGCCCGCCGCCAGGCGGAGTGCGCATCGCTCGATATCCATCAGCTTCAGTTCCGTAACCGCGCTAATTCACAGCTCATCTACAAGAGCCACGTATGA
- the pqqF gene encoding pyrroloquinoline quinone biosynthesis protein PqqF, translating to MIVRRLANGLRVHAITQPGAKRAAALVRIETGSCHEPDAWPGLAHLLEHTLFAESARYRDQQRLMPWVQRQGGQLNATTRGEQTAFFFEVGSGRLADGLERLLDMLSAPAFPLAALQAETAAIDAEYGLLKRHGETLREAATLLACTGSPALHRFHVGSQATFGEDTQAIRAALRDFHQRHYHAGNMSLWLQGPQSEETLMALSAPWAQLPNGAEPFPIALPLAVEPRRMALKLAETPLLRLAFAVDNHPAIVEAAALLQGFIQDDAPGSLAQALGKQAPGARPALRQVLENPHTRILAIDLPCGEAAPESIAALFFDWLAQLQRQSPEIARHYATLARREFNAGSPLEQLRSRALMLGEAACSKAWRPLLQAITPDSLLRLYSTPRLDGQTVNSLGFRLEMGEYPSTSDVLPVTGWQFMDDHCPALSPTPLRSVELAQLTWQGAPAFLLGARLPDGQGLALQLVCAPLAAACRHYGGDMEFNCVDGEWLLSLSGPPLVMEWALDSVLNAFGQMTPETWRRGEIARARQEQQLMGEIALRALMAQLPALLGPPEDKPYWQAALMGGDDALRRQLAQRLSRLPWPLTRDKAPAPAASGHHYLPANNDEAAILLFCPAPDTLPASESAVRLLAALLAPDYFRQLRDELRVGYAVSCRFHQSAGCCGLLFMAQSAHFSAQTLLDITRTFLERAQPQLAALTPEDLAPLLAASGKPPSETPLIQAALTWQAHRRHGQASHDVPTPDTLYRLYRQILAEPARWLAVQNPQNSGVV from the coding sequence ATGATCGTTCGCCGCCTCGCCAACGGACTGCGGGTCCATGCCATTACGCAGCCGGGGGCGAAGCGGGCGGCGGCGCTGGTTCGCATCGAAACCGGCAGCTGTCACGAACCCGATGCCTGGCCCGGGCTGGCCCATCTGCTGGAACATACGCTGTTTGCCGAAAGCGCCCGCTACCGTGACCAGCAGCGGCTGATGCCCTGGGTTCAGCGCCAGGGCGGACAGCTCAACGCCACCACTCGCGGTGAACAGACTGCTTTCTTTTTTGAAGTCGGATCCGGGCGACTGGCTGACGGTCTGGAACGGCTGCTCGATATGCTGTCTGCTCCGGCCTTTCCCCTGGCGGCTCTCCAGGCGGAAACCGCGGCTATTGATGCCGAATATGGCCTGCTTAAGCGCCACGGTGAAACCCTGCGCGAAGCCGCGACGCTACTGGCCTGTACGGGCTCCCCGGCCCTGCATCGCTTCCATGTCGGTAGCCAGGCCACCTTCGGCGAAGACACGCAGGCCATCCGGGCCGCCTTGCGCGATTTCCACCAACGCCATTACCACGCTGGCAATATGTCGCTGTGGCTCCAGGGACCGCAAAGCGAAGAAACGCTCATGGCGCTGAGCGCCCCCTGGGCGCAGTTGCCCAATGGCGCAGAACCGTTCCCGATCGCTCTTCCCCTTGCCGTTGAACCACGGCGTATGGCGCTAAAGCTGGCGGAGACGCCACTACTGCGGCTGGCCTTCGCCGTTGATAATCATCCCGCTATTGTCGAAGCTGCGGCCCTGCTCCAGGGATTTATTCAGGACGATGCGCCAGGCAGCCTGGCTCAGGCATTGGGCAAACAGGCTCCAGGCGCTCGCCCGGCATTGCGCCAGGTGCTGGAAAATCCACATACCCGGATACTGGCTATTGACCTTCCCTGCGGCGAAGCCGCGCCGGAAAGTATCGCCGCCCTGTTTTTCGACTGGCTGGCGCAGTTACAACGCCAGAGTCCGGAAATCGCCCGCCACTATGCGACGCTGGCCCGGCGCGAATTTAACGCCGGCTCCCCTCTGGAACAGCTACGCTCCCGGGCGTTGATGCTGGGTGAAGCCGCCTGTTCCAAAGCGTGGCGGCCGCTGTTACAGGCAATCACGCCGGACAGCCTGTTGCGCCTGTACAGCACGCCCCGGCTCGACGGTCAGACGGTTAACAGCCTGGGATTCAGACTGGAGATGGGAGAGTATCCCTCCACCAGCGACGTGCTCCCGGTGACAGGCTGGCAATTTATGGATGACCACTGCCCCGCGCTTTCACCAACGCCGTTGCGGTCAGTCGAACTGGCGCAGCTAACATGGCAGGGAGCACCAGCCTTTTTGCTTGGCGCGCGACTGCCTGACGGGCAAGGCCTGGCCCTGCAACTGGTTTGTGCACCGCTGGCGGCGGCCTGTCGCCACTACGGCGGCGACATGGAATTCAACTGCGTCGACGGCGAATGGCTGCTGTCGTTAAGCGGCCCGCCGCTGGTGATGGAATGGGCGCTGGACAGCGTACTGAACGCATTTGGACAGATGACGCCCGAAACGTGGCGACGGGGCGAAATCGCCCGGGCCCGGCAGGAGCAGCAATTAATGGGCGAGATTGCCCTACGCGCCCTGATGGCGCAGCTTCCGGCATTGCTGGGGCCCCCGGAAGATAAACCGTACTGGCAGGCGGCGCTGATGGGCGGCGATGACGCGCTACGTCGGCAACTGGCGCAGCGGCTTAGCAGGCTACCGTGGCCACTGACCCGGGATAAAGCGCCTGCCCCTGCCGCCAGTGGACATCACTATCTGCCAGCAAACAACGATGAAGCGGCCATTCTGCTCTTCTGTCCGGCTCCCGATACCCTTCCCGCCAGCGAAAGCGCCGTGCGCCTGCTGGCCGCGCTGCTGGCGCCGGATTACTTCCGGCAACTGCGCGATGAACTGAGGGTCGGCTATGCGGTTAGCTGTCGCTTTCACCAGAGTGCCGGATGCTGCGGGCTGCTGTTTATGGCCCAGTCGGCACACTTTAGCGCTCAGACATTGCTGGATATCACCCGAACCTTCCTTGAGCGAGCGCAACCGCAACTGGCCGCTCTGACCCCGGAAGATCTGGCTCCCCTGCTGGCAGCATCCGGCAAACCGCCGTCAGAAACGCCGCTGATTCAGGCAGCCCTGACCTGGCAGGCCCATCGTCGTCACGGTCAGGCGAGCCATGACGTCCCCACGCCGGACACGCTTTATCGGCTGTACCGACAGATCCTCGCCGAACCGGCGCGCTGGCTGGCGGTGCAAAATCCTCAGAATTCCGGGGTGGTATAA
- the mgrA gene encoding L-glyceraldehyde 3-phosphate reductase, giving the protein MPYLANPSRYEQMQYRYCGRSGLQLPALSLGLWHNFGDVSPLDNQRALLRKAFDLGITHFDLANNYGPPPGSAETNFGRLLREDFASYRDELIISTKAGYDMWPGPYGSGGSRKYLLASLDQGLQRMGLDYVDIFYSHRVDENTPMEETAGALAHAVKSGKALYVGISSYSPERSAEMARLLREQGIPLLIHQPSYNLLNRWVDSSGLLDTLEENGMGCIAFTPLAQGLLTGKYLNGIPAGSRMQHEGKKARGLTENMLSERNLNSLRLLNDMAQARGQSMAQMALSWLLKDNRVTSVLIGASRTEQLEENVKALDNLRFSEEELKAIDAHVSDGELNLWQASSDK; this is encoded by the coding sequence ATGCCTTACCTTGCCAACCCTTCCCGCTACGAACAGATGCAGTACCGCTACTGCGGTCGCAGCGGTCTGCAACTCCCCGCTCTTTCCCTTGGCCTGTGGCACAACTTCGGTGACGTCAGTCCGCTGGATAACCAGCGTGCCCTGCTGCGCAAAGCGTTCGATCTGGGCATCACCCACTTTGACCTTGCCAACAACTACGGGCCGCCGCCGGGCAGCGCCGAAACCAACTTTGGCCGTCTGCTGCGCGAAGATTTCGCCAGCTATCGCGACGAACTGATCATTTCGACCAAAGCGGGCTATGACATGTGGCCCGGCCCCTACGGCAGCGGCGGCTCGCGCAAGTATCTGCTGGCAAGCCTCGATCAGGGCCTGCAGCGTATGGGGCTTGATTACGTGGATATCTTCTATTCGCACCGGGTGGACGAAAACACCCCAATGGAAGAGACCGCTGGCGCCCTTGCTCACGCGGTGAAGAGCGGTAAAGCGCTCTATGTCGGGATCTCCTCCTATTCGCCGGAGCGTAGCGCTGAGATGGCGCGCCTGCTGCGCGAACAGGGCATTCCGCTGCTGATCCATCAGCCCTCTTATAACCTGCTGAATCGCTGGGTGGACAGCAGTGGCCTGCTCGATACCCTGGAGGAAAACGGGATGGGCTGTATCGCCTTTACGCCGCTGGCTCAGGGTCTGCTGACCGGGAAATACCTGAACGGTATTCCGGCCGGATCGCGCATGCAGCACGAAGGTAAAAAAGCCCGCGGTCTGACGGAAAATATGCTTAGTGAACGCAATCTTAACAGCCTGCGTCTCCTTAATGATATGGCCCAGGCTCGCGGTCAGAGCATGGCTCAGATGGCCCTGAGCTGGCTGCTCAAGGATAATCGCGTCACCTCGGTACTGATTGGCGCCAGCCGCACTGAGCAGTTGGAAGAGAACGTGAAGGCGCTGGACAACCTGCGCTTTAGCGAGGAAGAGCTGAAGGCCATCGATGCTCACGTCAGCGACGGAGAACTGAATCTGTGGCAGGCATCTTCAGATAAATGA
- a CDS encoding TIGR00645 family protein, translated as MERFFENAMYATRWLLAPVYFGLSLALIALTVKFFQEIIHVIPNLFTIAESDLILLLLSLVDMTLVGGLLVMVMFSGYENFVSRLDINSNKEKLNWLGKMDATSLKNKVAASIVAISSIHLLRVFMDAKNVPDNKLMWYVIIHLTFVLSAFVMGYLDKLTRGDH; from the coding sequence ATGGAGCGCTTTTTTGAGAATGCGATGTACGCCACTCGCTGGCTGCTGGCACCGGTCTACTTTGGTCTGTCGCTGGCGTTGATCGCTCTGACGGTTAAGTTTTTTCAGGAGATCATCCACGTCATTCCCAACCTTTTTACCATCGCCGAATCGGATCTGATTCTGCTGCTGCTGTCGCTGGTGGATATGACGCTGGTGGGGGGGCTACTGGTGATGGTGATGTTCTCTGGCTACGAAAACTTTGTCTCTCGTCTGGATATTAACAGCAACAAAGAGAAGTTGAACTGGCTGGGAAAAATGGATGCCACATCACTGAAAAATAAAGTGGCGGCCTCGATTGTGGCTATCTCCTCAATTCATCTGCTACGCGTCTTTATGGACGCGAAGAACGTTCCGGATAATAAGCTGATGTGGTACGTGATTATCCACCTCACCTTTGTGCTCTCTGCTTTTGTCATGGGTTATCTGGACAAACTTACCCGTGGGGATCATTAA
- the fucR gene encoding L-fucose operon activator: MKDERHQRILALLGQHNWVATDVLACALAVSQETLRRDLRELQRQGKILRSHGRARSLMAGTSYADPFRARQKSHHARKADIARQALPWIVEGITLALDASTTSWYLARQLPDLPLRVFTNSLRICQALERRSHIQLLHSGGWLDRDSACYENPALLALLRHIEIDLFIFSCQGVDAAGDIWDVQGWNARFKQLLLSRAEQSLLLMDGSKRGRTGEECIGSLNEVTALIDDKNRAP; this comes from the coding sequence ATGAAGGATGAAAGACATCAGCGGATACTGGCGTTGCTCGGCCAGCACAACTGGGTAGCCACCGATGTTCTGGCATGCGCCCTGGCGGTAAGCCAGGAGACGCTGCGCCGCGATCTGCGCGAACTTCAACGTCAGGGAAAGATTCTGCGCAGCCATGGGCGGGCGCGTAGCCTGATGGCAGGGACATCCTATGCCGATCCGTTTCGCGCTCGCCAGAAGAGCCACCACGCCCGCAAAGCGGATATCGCCCGCCAGGCGCTACCCTGGATCGTCGAAGGTATCACCCTGGCGCTGGATGCCAGCACGACCAGTTGGTATCTGGCGCGCCAGCTCCCCGATCTGCCCCTCAGGGTATTCACTAACAGTTTGCGTATTTGCCAGGCGCTGGAACGGCGATCGCATATCCAACTGTTGCACAGCGGCGGCTGGCTCGATCGCGACAGCGCCTGCTATGAGAATCCGGCCCTGTTGGCGCTGTTGCGCCACATAGAAATCGATCTGTTTATCTTCTCCTGCCAGGGGGTGGATGCCGCGGGAGATATCTGGGACGTTCAGGGCTGGAATGCGCGTTTTAAACAACTGCTGCTAAGCCGTGCGGAGCAGTCGCTACTGCTGATGGATGGTAGTAAACGCGGTCGTACCGGTGAGGAGTGTATTGGCTCGCTGAACGAGGTGACAGCGCTTATCGATGATAAAAACCGTGCACCGTAA
- the exbD gene encoding TonB system transport protein ExbD has protein sequence MAMHFNENVDNDGEMHDINVTPFIDVMLVLLIIFMVAAPLATVDVKVNLPASSSKPAPRPEKPVYLSVKADNSMFLGDDAVTKENMVNALNAMTQGKKDTTVFFRADKTVNYETMMDVMDTLRQAGYLKIGLVGQEVSHK, from the coding sequence CGATGCACTTTAACGAAAACGTCGATAACGACGGCGAAATGCACGATATCAACGTCACGCCCTTTATCGACGTGATGCTGGTGTTGTTGATTATCTTTATGGTGGCGGCGCCCCTGGCGACGGTGGACGTGAAAGTTAACCTGCCAGCGTCCAGCAGCAAGCCGGCGCCGCGCCCGGAAAAACCGGTTTATCTGTCGGTGAAGGCGGACAACAGCATGTTCCTTGGCGATGATGCGGTCACCAAAGAGAATATGGTCAACGCGCTGAACGCCATGACGCAAGGTAAGAAGGACACCACCGTGTTCTTCCGCGCCGATAAGACCGTGAACTATGAAACCATGATGGATGTAATGGACACACTGCGCCAGGCAGGCTATCTCAAGATTGGCCTGGTGGGACAGGAAGTTTCCCATAAGTAG